In a single window of the Serratia quinivorans genome:
- a CDS encoding Protein of uncharacterised function (DUF2765), whose protein sequence is MSDQVIIILTVAGVDMAFQPTITAYNKMVNETSMDNKVAPATNYLRRIVAAESKDALETFLKQPSAGMQIAAKVNERFTPELDIQIKN, encoded by the coding sequence ATGAGCGATCAAGTAATAATCATTCTGACCGTAGCAGGCGTAGACATGGCCTTCCAACCGACCATCACGGCGTATAACAAGATGGTCAACGAGACCAGCATGGACAACAAAGTCGCCCCGGCGACCAACTACCTGCGTCGCATCGTGGCCGCCGAATCGAAAGACGCGCTGGAAACCTTCCTCAAACAACCCAGCGCCGGGATGCAAATCGCCGCGAAAGTGAATGAGCGTTTTACCCCTGAACTGGACATCCAGATAAAAAACTGA
- a CDS encoding Phage-related minor tail protein, with the protein MGKVQFAEKLADQGAYMVKTFGMDMATVQDMLVGSKGEGSNYGIGMEEQFAVLGELNRTMGSEGAGAYEQFLKTAQAGAQSLGLSFTDATGKMMSMPDMLEKLQGKYGKTIEGNIKAQAALDKAFGEGANVIKQLYDNVGDLRKNMDAMGNAQGMKHATEMAEKMADPWQRLVALWNAINTTIGRTLLPVLNPVLAKITAIGERFAKWADMFPNISRWIGYIVLGLLSLAAVGAVITVLAGLFSLLTSPILLVIVALGALAWAVYDQYQYWSWAFSEIGKDLTALWGQIVGVWDSVTAYFSGVWASLTLGWQMVVNFFTGLSPLAAFKGFATAITNVFSGLWDYLKSAFNGTYNWIVGKLNHLPGVNIALKDDTPPGAQGPAQNDGPSTPQVLTGGQAKTVGQGGIGRQLSQANNNNSKKIENNQNIGRMEFNVTTPLSPQQLQEYQEMYG; encoded by the coding sequence ATGGGCAAAGTGCAGTTTGCTGAAAAGCTGGCCGACCAGGGCGCCTACATGGTGAAAACCTTCGGCATGGACATGGCCACCGTGCAGGACATGCTGGTCGGCAGCAAGGGCGAAGGCAGCAACTACGGGATCGGGATGGAGGAACAATTCGCCGTCCTGGGTGAACTGAATCGCACCATGGGCAGCGAAGGCGCGGGCGCCTACGAACAATTTCTGAAAACGGCCCAGGCCGGTGCGCAATCTCTGGGGCTGAGTTTCACCGACGCCACCGGCAAGATGATGTCAATGCCGGACATGCTGGAAAAACTCCAGGGCAAATACGGCAAGACCATCGAAGGAAACATCAAAGCCCAGGCCGCGCTGGACAAGGCATTCGGCGAAGGCGCCAACGTCATCAAGCAGCTCTATGACAACGTCGGCGATCTGCGCAAAAACATGGATGCCATGGGCAATGCGCAGGGCATGAAGCACGCCACGGAAATGGCGGAAAAAATGGCCGACCCATGGCAACGCCTGGTTGCCCTCTGGAACGCCATCAACACCACCATCGGGCGCACATTGCTACCGGTGCTCAATCCGGTGTTGGCAAAAATCACCGCCATCGGGGAACGGTTCGCCAAATGGGCCGACATGTTCCCAAATATCTCCCGTTGGATTGGCTATATCGTGCTGGGCCTGTTGTCACTGGCCGCCGTGGGCGCGGTGATCACCGTGCTGGCTGGTCTCTTCTCATTGCTGACCAGCCCGATATTGCTGGTTATTGTCGCCCTGGGGGCCTTGGCCTGGGCCGTGTATGACCAGTACCAATACTGGAGCTGGGCATTTAGCGAGATTGGCAAAGACCTGACGGCGCTCTGGGGCCAGATTGTCGGCGTATGGGATAGCGTCACCGCATATTTCTCCGGCGTGTGGGCAAGTCTCACATTGGGCTGGCAAATGGTGGTGAACTTCTTCACCGGGCTGTCACCGTTGGCCGCCTTTAAAGGATTCGCCACCGCCATCACCAACGTATTTAGCGGGCTGTGGGACTACCTGAAAAGTGCGTTTAACGGCACCTACAACTGGATTGTGGGCAAGTTGAATCACCTACCCGGCGTCAATATCGCCCTCAAAGACGACACACCACCGGGGGCACAAGGCCCGGCCCAAAACGACGGCCCCAGCACCCCGCAAGTCTTAACCGGCGGCCAGGCAAAAACCGTTGGCCAGGGCGGCATCGGTCGCCAACTGAGCCAGGCCAACAATAACAACAGTAAGAAAATCGAAAATAATCAGAACATTGGCAGGATGGAGTTCAACGTAACCACCCC